The DNA sequence TCTCGTATTTAATGTTACCACTAATTTCCTTTTATTTGGGGTAAAAATGTAAAAAACGTTTCTGCTTATTGCAGAAACGCTGCGTTCTTGAGGGTAAAATGTTAATGAATGACTTTAAGTACATTTCTGTACAATACTGACCCTTACCATTTTTTGTTATTACATGTATGAAAGAAATTAATCTTTGTTATTGAGGGTTACTCAACATCTCACTGTTTTTTCTTCATTCTTGTGCCCAGTATGATGAGGGTGACATAGACAATAATGGCAATCGAATCTATAAGTGTATCGGAAAGTGCCGTTCTGTCAAGTAACACCGTTATACTAAGGATAACCATCAATCTGACCAACAGGATCGTCGCAATCACCCATGCGGTAATGCGTGTTTTTGTTCCATCAGTATAGAATGACATGAAAATGAAAACAAAGCCGAATACTAGATTTTCCGCCGTGATGATGTGCCATACATAAGTGAATATTGTCAGGGTATCTACAGATACACCGTCCACGTGGAGATTCGGGAGCACAACAGAATGCCCGTTCCATGCGTGTGTAATTGCAAACAGTATCGCAAGGATACCTACAGTCAAATAATAATAATTATTAACTTTGATGTTCACCACAACCTTCCTTAGGAATTTCCACTTCCTCCTTTTGAATATTCTTGTAAATTTCTCGGACAATCTTTTTCAGATTTTGATCCCTTTCGTTATTAAAATCCCTAAGCGTTTCTGCTGCGACGTCGAGTAACCGACTTACCTTTTCTAGATGAGCAACCTTTCTACGAATTTCTGCGTTCTTAGCATCGAGGAACTCAGCAACCTCTTTGCAGTATGCGGGGTCTATATTATCCATTTTATGAAAATTTAATTTACCCCTTATTTCTTCAAGAGAAAAATCTGCATACTGCATGATTTGAATATTCATCAAGTCGATGAGGTCGTTCTTAGAATACGTGCGGTATCGATTCTCTTCCCGAGAGGGCGTGACAATCCCTATCCGATCATAATATCGGAGCGTATCCTTCGAAATCCCTAGTATTTTCGAAACCTCTTGTATAGAATAAAGTTTTTCCATATCATTAAAATACCATTGGAGTTGACTCCAATGTCAATGTGTTTTTCGTATTCTGTACAAAAAAAATTATTGACCAATGCACCTGACCTCCGGTGCGTTAAAGTTTTACTGTACTGGGGGTCAGGAACTTTCATTTAAATCAAAACGAGCTATTTCTTCATCTCCTAACAAGACAAAATTGCTATCACTGAAATTAGAGTTAAAAGTACAATAAATCGTTTCAATTGTTTACCCTCTTTTCATTTTTGTATATTTTTCTTTTCTCTAAATGCCATTATTAAACTATCCTGCTCATTATCTAATAAAAGATCACATTTACTTATTGAAGCATCCTCCCCGATAGCGACATAACGAAAGAGAAGGCTTGTGCTACTTTCACACCCGTAAGTTTAAGTGTAATGCTTCACAACTCTTGAATTTACTGTATTTGAAAATACTCTGTTAATGGGATTGTTCTTC is a window from the Evansella cellulosilytica DSM 2522 genome containing:
- a CDS encoding MerR family transcriptional regulator; protein product: MEKLYSIQEVSKILGISKDTLRYYDRIGIVTPSREENRYRTYSKNDLIDLMNIQIMQYADFSLEEIRGKLNFHKMDNIDPAYCKEVAEFLDAKNAEIRRKVAHLEKVSRLLDVAAETLRDFNNERDQNLKKIVREIYKNIQKEEVEIPKEGCGEHQS